Proteins from a single region of Paenibacillus sp. BIHB 4019:
- a CDS encoding response regulator, with the protein MKTILVVDDEPRTRQGIRKTLEAWSCGRHRIEMASSGVEALAWLQQNEAHLLVTDIRMPEVGGLELVERLGNLTPPPVVIIISGHPEFDYAQKALQLGVVSYLLKPLVKEKLVQAVELALKREEEISRMVRMEKLFDPKLLGTVQEEKQYSIQVREAMRHIDDHLSKQVTMRAVADHLHLNASYFSVLFKEQTGLTFSDYLSRRRVQRAKELLVNTRDSIAEISEQVGYQTAKYFVKVFRSIEGTSPGQYRQSVSNSEKSIQ; encoded by the coding sequence ATGAAGACTATCTTAGTCGTGGATGATGAACCTAGAACAAGGCAGGGGATTCGTAAAACGCTGGAAGCGTGGTCCTGCGGCCGGCATCGGATCGAAATGGCATCCAGCGGAGTGGAAGCTTTAGCTTGGCTGCAGCAAAATGAAGCTCATCTGCTCGTAACCGATATTAGAATGCCAGAGGTGGGTGGCCTGGAGCTGGTCGAACGATTAGGCAATCTGACACCTCCCCCTGTAGTTATCATTATTTCCGGGCATCCTGAATTCGATTACGCTCAGAAAGCGCTCCAGCTTGGGGTCGTCTCTTATTTGCTAAAGCCATTAGTTAAAGAAAAATTAGTGCAAGCAGTCGAGCTGGCTTTGAAGAGGGAAGAAGAGATAAGCAGGATGGTAAGAATGGAGAAACTTTTTGACCCCAAATTACTGGGGACGGTGCAAGAGGAGAAGCAGTACAGCATTCAAGTGCGTGAAGCGATGCGCCATATTGATGATCATCTGAGCAAGCAGGTAACCATGCGTGCAGTTGCAGATCATTTGCATTTGAATGCCAGCTACTTCAGCGTTCTATTTAAAGAGCAGACAGGTCTAACCTTCAGCGATTATTTAAGCCGCAGACGAGTGCAGCGGGCTAAGGAGCTGCTGGTCAATACGAGAGACTCTATAGCAGAAATTTCAGAGCAGGTGGGCTACCAAACAGCAAAATATTTTGTCAAAGTGTTTCGTTCCATAGAGGGCACTAGTCCAGGGCAGTACCGTCAAAGCGTCTCTAATTCAGAAAAAAGTATCCAATAA
- a CDS encoding EAL domain-containing protein gives MDYWKKSLPNMYKQFPEPIITIGENGVILHMNEAAKQYQRGTIRDLLPGARLSELRRITKEEGARLEQYLNRPDGTCSERHFLYFDDSEGGVISWELYKLPYDASNSSLGSHLLIRDRSESIRQQMESEAIRARYNELLDIYLDPIVIHQDSKIVFINHVAEQTIGGSSEQLLGQDIFRFIHPSDWDNVAERIKMMYKTKQRTNIKEIQLVSFRDEVFEVETMSKMIDHNGRPAVLTIIRDNSARKKAERDMIHQAFHDSLSGLPNRTHFNQQLSKMIERSSESLSDGSKQVSRFAVMVLDLDRFKNINDSLGHAYGDVFLKEMGSRIQSCVRDSETLVARMGGDEFTLLISRFQDEQQLGLLAGRITAAIQQPYRLKDSDFYTTVSIGIAVYPDNGQDTVQLLKNADTAMYEVKRNGKNGYQFYSYEFNEQLQLRLELESELRKAMEREEFRLYYQPQICSIDNKMIGVEALIRWEHPIKGIISPGVFIPVAEESDLIYSIGEWTMREACRQMKKWHDEGVFFASVSVNLSARQFLQPNLVQQIHVILEETGLDPSFLVLEITESMMMDASHSIGILNELNSCGVKISLDDFGTGYSSLSYLKHYPIYKLKIDRSFIIDITTDESDQAIVATIISMAKHLKLEVIAEGIETKEQLDFLTSHDCKEIQGYYYCRPLPAQVLEEKYLAIQEENDGIWGDLKH, from the coding sequence GTGGACTATTGGAAGAAATCTTTGCCGAATATGTACAAGCAGTTTCCTGAGCCGATTATTACAATCGGAGAAAATGGCGTCATTCTTCATATGAATGAGGCTGCTAAACAATATCAGCGGGGGACTATCCGCGATTTGCTTCCGGGAGCCAGATTGTCAGAGCTGAGACGAATAACGAAGGAGGAGGGCGCAAGGCTTGAGCAATATTTGAACCGGCCAGATGGCACCTGTTCCGAGCGTCATTTTTTATATTTTGACGATTCGGAAGGGGGAGTTATCAGTTGGGAGCTGTACAAGCTCCCTTATGATGCCAGCAACAGCAGCTTAGGCAGCCATCTTCTCATTCGGGATCGTTCGGAATCCATTAGGCAGCAGATGGAAAGCGAGGCTATTAGGGCGCGTTACAACGAGCTGCTGGATATATACTTAGATCCGATTGTCATTCATCAGGACTCAAAAATTGTTTTCATCAACCATGTGGCTGAGCAGACGATTGGCGGGAGCAGTGAACAGCTGCTTGGCCAGGATATTTTTCGGTTTATCCATCCGAGCGATTGGGACAATGTAGCGGAGCGCATAAAAATGATGTATAAGACGAAGCAGCGTACCAATATTAAAGAAATTCAGCTTGTTAGCTTTCGCGATGAGGTTTTTGAGGTTGAAACGATGAGCAAAATGATTGACCATAACGGCCGTCCAGCCGTACTGACGATCATCCGTGATAATAGCGCCCGTAAAAAAGCGGAGCGTGATATGATTCACCAGGCTTTTCATGATTCTTTAAGCGGTTTGCCAAATCGCACCCATTTCAACCAGCAGCTGTCGAAAATGATTGAGCGAAGCAGTGAAAGTCTTAGCGACGGGAGCAAGCAGGTTTCCCGTTTTGCCGTTATGGTACTTGACCTTGACCGTTTCAAAAATATTAACGATTCACTTGGACATGCCTACGGGGATGTGTTCCTGAAGGAGATGGGCAGTCGTATTCAATCTTGTGTAAGAGACAGTGAAACTTTAGTAGCCCGAATGGGAGGAGATGAATTTACGTTATTAATTAGTCGCTTTCAGGATGAGCAGCAGCTTGGTCTGCTCGCAGGAAGGATTACCGCTGCTATTCAGCAGCCCTACCGACTGAAGGACAGCGATTTTTATACGACGGTCAGCATTGGAATTGCCGTCTATCCAGACAATGGACAGGATACGGTACAACTGCTCAAAAATGCCGATACCGCGATGTATGAAGTGAAGCGCAACGGTAAAAACGGGTATCAGTTTTATTCCTATGAATTTAATGAGCAGCTGCAGCTCAGGCTGGAACTGGAGAGCGAGCTGCGCAAGGCAATGGAGCGCGAGGAGTTTCGATTGTACTACCAGCCGCAAATTTGCTCCATTGACAATAAGATGATTGGCGTCGAAGCGCTGATTAGGTGGGAGCATCCAATAAAAGGCATAATCTCGCCTGGTGTATTTATTCCGGTAGCTGAGGAAAGCGACTTAATTTACAGCATTGGCGAGTGGACGATGCGCGAGGCTTGCAGGCAGATGAAGAAGTGGCATGATGAGGGCGTTTTTTTCGCATCGGTATCCGTCAATTTATCGGCAAGACAGTTTCTTCAGCCAAATCTGGTTCAGCAAATTCATGTTATTTTAGAAGAAACGGGGCTTGATCCGAGCTTTCTAGTGCTGGAAATTACCGAGAGCATGATGATGGACGCCTCGCATTCCATTGGAATATTAAATGAATTAAATAGCTGCGGTGTTAAAATCAGCCTCGATGATTTCGGGACGGGCTACAGCTCGCTTAGCTACTTAAAGCATTATCCAATATATAAGCTGAAAATTGACCGTTCCTTCATCATAGATATTACAACGGATGAGAGCGATCAAGCGATTGTCGCCACGATTATTTCCATGGCCAAGCATTTAAAGCTGGAAGTGATCGCGGAAGGGATTGAAACGAAGGAGCAGCTCGATTTTCTAACCAGTCATGACTGCAAGGAAATTCAAGGCTACTATTATTGCCGTCCGCTGCCGGCTCAGGTGCTGGAGGAAAAGTATTTAGCGATCCAAGAGGAAAATGATGGCATATGGGGTGACCTGAAGCATTAA
- a CDS encoding DUF1904 family protein: MPHLLFRGVPAPSLRSIAPELVQELAVLCDCGVDNFTIECLATTSIYGGLADDRSFPFIEIGWFERGQEVRDRFAAIVHRYMERLELGEAEIAFRTYSENAYYIEGKPFSS, encoded by the coding sequence ATGCCTCACTTATTATTTCGCGGTGTGCCTGCACCTAGCTTGCGCAGTATCGCTCCTGAGCTTGTTCAAGAGCTCGCTGTCCTCTGTGATTGCGGAGTAGACAATTTCACAATAGAATGCCTCGCAACCACGTCCATTTATGGAGGACTTGCCGATGATCGTTCGTTTCCTTTTATTGAAATTGGCTGGTTTGAACGCGGACAGGAGGTTCGGGACCGCTTTGCCGCTATTGTTCACCGATACATGGAAAGGCTTGAGTTGGGGGAAGCAGAAATCGCCTTTCGCACCTACAGCGAGAATGCTTATTACATAGAGGGCAAGCCTTTCAGCTCCTGA
- a CDS encoding DUF1540 domain-containing protein: MAKDVLCEVDSCRHWVDDNKCSASSIYIVSNSRDAAHEASETDCRTFETK, translated from the coding sequence ATGGCTAAAGACGTATTGTGCGAAGTCGACTCTTGCCGTCATTGGGTAGATGACAACAAATGCAGCGCTTCATCAATCTATATCGTCAGCAATAGCAGAGATGCTGCACACGAAGCTAGCGAAACAGATTGCCGAACTTTCGAAACGAAATAA
- a CDS encoding cysteine-rich CWC family protein, which yields MEGMLRSLLSLCILPIMIIIIKCFIEIFFTLRGKGVTALIKCPLCGGPNGCAIEAGQVPHSCWCFRERVPQSLLEQIPPAQRNQSCVCQKCVLQAKADLQLD from the coding sequence ATGGAAGGGATGTTGCGGTCCCTTCTTTCTTTATGTATTTTACCAATAATGATTATTATTATCAAGTGTTTTATTGAAATTTTTTTTACCCTTAGAGGAAAGGGGGTTACCGCCTTGATAAAATGCCCATTATGCGGCGGGCCCAACGGCTGCGCCATAGAAGCAGGGCAAGTGCCCCACTCCTGCTGGTGCTTCCGGGAGCGCGTTCCACAAAGTCTGCTTGAACAAATTCCGCCTGCACAGCGCAATCAGTCATGCGTCTGCCAGAAGTGTGTCCTACAAGCTAAAGCGGACCTTCAATTGGATTAA
- a CDS encoding sensor histidine kinase, translating to MKKLGQLNTLRNQILIGFMLVMVIVLASVGYFTYGQVSVLLRNSAEKHIQQTAVQAMGKLDVLLGQIDTLTAQVATNASIQRLLTQEIFGNKIHFEERQSLQQEARKYEAYVTGIRAFEMYSSDYRRLFPLDDISLESRVPKEWIDQADNGKGRLVWLGFDPQDANVVIAIRHIRLVDRSFIHAGYLVVYIEKSYFELTNAVAENENETREHMALFDGAGQEIFSDLAVDASEENILDHGEEAITVGDESYIAIEQQSKETGWKLAILTPVNYATAGISVLRTAILVSGAVGGLLFLVLSFILSTMITRPILNLIKAMRGARFGTLKANPNTSSTMEINELNHTYNQMVDSLNELIEVVYQKEIIQSRAELKALQAQINPHFLFNTLEAFYWELDDKGEEDLAKVVLAMSGLFRYVINRTEDDEWVTIGDELEHAERYLRIMEMRMVDRLSWRIEAAEACRTVPVPKLLIQPLVENAILHGVEQRVGPGTVVLRAEPSSREGFMRVTVTDDGPGMDAAALESLQAFMKEGYVSSNKGTGVGVSNVERRLRLYYHAAGSGLCIESELGRGTSVTFDIPYRLEGNEKDEDYLSRG from the coding sequence TTGAAGAAGCTAGGACAGTTAAATACGCTGCGCAACCAAATATTAATTGGATTTATGCTGGTTATGGTTATCGTGCTGGCATCGGTCGGCTACTTTACGTATGGCCAGGTTTCCGTGCTCTTGCGAAACAGTGCGGAGAAGCATATTCAACAGACCGCCGTTCAAGCTATGGGGAAGCTTGATGTGCTTCTGGGACAAATCGATACGCTTACCGCGCAGGTGGCTACGAATGCGTCTATCCAGCGATTATTGACACAGGAAATATTTGGTAATAAAATTCACTTTGAAGAGCGTCAGTCGCTGCAGCAGGAAGCGCGGAAATATGAAGCGTATGTCACGGGGATCCGAGCGTTTGAAATGTACAGCAGCGATTATAGAAGGCTGTTTCCGCTAGATGACATTAGTCTGGAAAGCCGGGTACCGAAGGAGTGGATTGACCAAGCGGATAACGGCAAAGGTCGCTTGGTATGGCTTGGCTTTGACCCACAGGATGCAAACGTTGTCATTGCTATTCGCCATATTCGCTTAGTGGACCGTTCCTTCATCCATGCTGGCTATTTGGTCGTTTATATTGAAAAAAGCTATTTTGAGCTTACAAATGCCGTAGCTGAAAATGAGAATGAAACACGGGAGCATATGGCTTTATTTGATGGAGCGGGCCAAGAAATTTTTTCGGATTTAGCTGTGGATGCCAGTGAGGAAAATATTCTTGATCATGGCGAAGAAGCGATTACGGTGGGCGATGAATCGTATATTGCGATTGAGCAGCAATCGAAGGAAACGGGGTGGAAGCTGGCGATATTGACACCTGTAAATTATGCAACGGCAGGCATTTCAGTTCTACGGACTGCTATTCTTGTATCTGGTGCGGTCGGGGGATTGTTGTTTCTGGTATTGAGCTTTATTTTGTCAACGATGATTACCAGACCGATATTAAACTTGATTAAAGCGATGCGGGGTGCTAGATTTGGCACGTTGAAGGCGAACCCGAACACCTCCTCAACCATGGAGATCAATGAGCTCAATCATACATATAACCAAATGGTAGATTCCTTGAACGAACTCATTGAGGTCGTCTACCAAAAGGAAATAATACAAAGTCGAGCAGAACTGAAAGCGCTGCAAGCCCAAATTAATCCTCATTTTCTGTTTAACACATTGGAAGCATTCTATTGGGAGCTTGATGATAAAGGGGAAGAGGACCTTGCGAAAGTCGTACTCGCCATGTCAGGCTTGTTTCGTTATGTAATCAACCGAACCGAGGATGATGAGTGGGTTACGATAGGTGATGAATTGGAACATGCGGAGCGTTATTTAAGAATTATGGAGATGCGAATGGTGGACAGACTGTCGTGGCGAATAGAGGCGGCAGAGGCGTGCAGGACTGTACCCGTGCCCAAACTATTAATCCAGCCGCTCGTAGAGAACGCTATCTTGCATGGAGTCGAGCAGCGAGTCGGGCCGGGGACGGTCGTCCTCCGTGCCGAGCCTTCAAGTCGGGAAGGGTTTATGCGAGTAACGGTAACGGACGATGGACCGGGCATGGATGCCGCCGCATTGGAGTCTCTCCAGGCATTCATGAAAGAAGGTTATGTGAGCAGCAATAAAGGTACAGGTGTTGGCGTGTCAAATGTGGAGCGAAGATTGAGGCTTTATTATCATGCGGCTGGAAGCGGGCTGTGCATTGAGAGCGAGCTTGGCCGCGGAACGTCCGTTACGTTTGATATACCTTATAGATTGGAGGGGAATGAAAAAGATGAAGACTATCTTAGTCGTGGATGA
- a CDS encoding aldehyde dehydrogenase, with amino-acid sequence MAITVAEVVARQRQWFESGKTRSVEARIQKLEKLREVMQKHEQKLLAALKTDLNKSEFDAYAMELGLIYTEFRHTIKHLRGWAKPKRIKTAMTHIGSTSKVISEPYGVAAVIAPWNYPVQLALVPLIGAIAAGNTVILKPSELAPNVAGSLAAILAEAFEPEWAATVLGDAEVSTELLAEKLDYIFFTGSVGVGKIVMTAAAKHLTPVTLELGGKSPCIVHKDANLALAAKRIAFGKFTNAGQTCVAPDYLYVHQEVKERFVKLLKTAIEELYGSEPLHNDSYTHIISDRHFARLASFMNDGRIIIGGDKDAARRVIAPTVLEDVDWQAPVMQEEIFGPLLPLMAFHSIEEVMSAVAARSHPLALYLFTESTEVQRRITRELSFGGGCINDTLMHMASPHLPIGGVGDSGMGSYHGEKTFYTFSHQKSLLKQTTRFDMPFRYPTSKWGKKLIRKLLR; translated from the coding sequence ATGGCAATAACGGTGGCTGAAGTCGTTGCTAGGCAGCGGCAATGGTTCGAGAGCGGCAAGACACGCTCGGTTGAGGCGCGCATTCAGAAGCTTGAAAAGCTGCGCGAGGTAATGCAAAAGCATGAGCAGAAGCTGCTTGCGGCTTTAAAGACGGATTTGAATAAATCGGAGTTTGACGCGTATGCAATGGAGCTTGGCCTCATCTATACGGAGTTTAGGCATACGATTAAGCATTTACGAGGCTGGGCGAAGCCAAAGCGCATTAAGACGGCTATGACGCATATTGGCAGTACGAGCAAAGTCATTTCGGAGCCTTATGGCGTTGCAGCCGTTATTGCACCATGGAACTATCCGGTCCAGCTGGCGCTTGTTCCGCTTATTGGAGCGATTGCAGCAGGCAATACCGTCATTTTGAAGCCTTCAGAGCTGGCGCCGAATGTAGCGGGCTCCCTGGCAGCGATCCTGGCAGAAGCCTTTGAGCCGGAGTGGGCTGCGACGGTACTTGGCGATGCCGAGGTTAGCACGGAGCTGCTGGCAGAGAAGCTCGATTATATCTTTTTTACCGGGAGCGTTGGCGTTGGCAAAATCGTAATGACGGCAGCTGCCAAGCATTTGACGCCGGTTACGCTGGAGCTGGGCGGCAAGAGCCCCTGCATCGTGCATAAAGATGCGAATTTGGCGCTTGCAGCGAAGCGGATTGCATTTGGCAAGTTTACAAACGCTGGACAAACCTGTGTTGCACCGGATTACTTATACGTTCATCAAGAAGTAAAGGAACGCTTCGTCAAGCTGCTGAAGACTGCGATTGAAGAGCTGTATGGCAGCGAGCCTCTCCATAATGACAGCTACACGCATATTATTAGCGATCGGCACTTCGCGAGGCTTGCCAGCTTTATGAATGACGGGCGCATTATAATTGGCGGAGACAAGGACGCTGCGCGCCGGGTCATTGCGCCAACGGTACTGGAAGATGTGGATTGGCAGGCGCCAGTTATGCAGGAAGAAATTTTTGGCCCCTTGCTTCCGCTTATGGCGTTTCATTCGATTGAGGAGGTTATGTCGGCCGTTGCCGCGCGTTCGCATCCGTTAGCGCTGTATTTGTTTACAGAGAGTACGGAGGTGCAGCGCCGGATTACGAGGGAGCTGTCGTTTGGAGGCGGCTGCATCAATGACACTTTAATGCATATGGCATCGCCGCATTTGCCGATTGGCGGAGTGGGGGACAGCGGCATGGGCAGCTATCACGGGGAGAAAACCTTTTATACGTTCTCTCATCAGAAAAGCTTGCTAAAGCAAACAACGCGCTTCGATATGCCTTTCCGCTACCCGACGTCCAAGTGGGGCAAGAAGCTGATACGCAAGCTGCTCAGATAA